Genomic segment of Paenibacillus sp. FSL R5-0912:
AAGAATGGGGAAGCCTTTGAGCGGACGGTAGAGAATGCTATCCGGAGCGGGTACCGCCATTTCGATACAGCGAAAATTTACGGCAATGAAGCGGCACTGGGCCGGGTCATCCTGCACAGTGGCATTGACCGTGAGGAGTTCTTCATTACCTCCAAAGCCTGGACGACGGATCTTGGGTATCATGCGACGAGAAAGGCGTTCGAGCAGACTTGCCGGAAGCTGAACGTAACGTATCTCGATATGTATCTGATCCATTTCGCCGGTCCTCATTATGCAGCAGCCTGGAAGGCGATGGAGGAGCTGTACGATGAAGGAAGAATCAAAGTCATAGGTGTTGCCAATTTCGGGATACGGCATCTGGAGCAGCTCAAGAAGAACGCCCGGATCATGCCGATGGTGAATCAGATCGAAACTCATCCTGAATTCCAACAGAACGAATTGTATGACTATATGGTTCAGAACCGGATTCTTCATGAGGCGTGGGGGCCGCTAGGGCAGGGAAGCAAGGTGCTGCTGGAGCATCCTGAGCTGACAGCCATCGCCCGCTCTCACCGCAAGTCGGTTGCGCAGGTCATTTTGCGCTGGCATCTGGAGCGCGGGAGTATTGTGATCCCTAAGTCGTCAAATCCGCAGAGGATCCAAGAGAATAGCGAAATTTACGACTTTGCACTGAACCGGGAGGAAAGGGATCGGATCCGGCGGTTGGACAAGGGGAAGAGATATTCCGTAAACCCGGCAGGTCTTATGGTTAATCCTGTGTATGTGACATTCATGAAGCTATTCATTCCGAGGTGACTCCGCATATA
This window contains:
- a CDS encoding aldo/keto reductase, whose product is MNQTVQAVNGVNIPQLGFGLYKIKNGEAFERTVENAIRSGYRHFDTAKIYGNEAALGRVILHSGIDREEFFITSKAWTTDLGYHATRKAFEQTCRKLNVTYLDMYLIHFAGPHYAAAWKAMEELYDEGRIKVIGVANFGIRHLEQLKKNARIMPMVNQIETHPEFQQNELYDYMVQNRILHEAWGPLGQGSKVLLEHPELTAIARSHRKSVAQVILRWHLERGSIVIPKSSNPQRIQENSEIYDFALNREERDRIRRLDKGKRYSVNPAGLMVNPVYVTFMKLFIPR